From the genome of Kluyveromyces lactis strain NRRL Y-1140 chromosome F complete sequence:
gTAAACAATGACGGGTGCAAACGTTTCTAGGAAATAAGGTGAAATAATCCCGGCCTCGAGAATGACAGGACGGGAACTGttagtttctttttgttttggtgagagtttttttcttttttgattttatttgaCCTCGCGCGCGGAATCTTCTGTGTGAGCAAAAAAGAGAGATATTCCGAATGTATCTGTTGTGGACGGTTGAGTACGGGATTTTCCTACTGCTTTTTTTTGGAGCCGCGCGCACTGTGCGGAGGCTGAACGAGTTCAGTGGGACGAGGAAACAGTCACGTGTATGTAAGATGCCATAGCACCCATACCTTTTTCCCGTTTTTTAATCTTTCCGCAAACCCCTGTTGTGGTGTGTGGGCGTCCTGGTCAGCGGGAAACCAATTCCGGACGAAACTCGGCGGATCTTGTTGTCAGGTGAAAAGACTGGGAGGACATGAGGAAGTAAGGGCGGACGAGAGAAGCTGCGGGTTACCCGCACATACATTTGTACCCACTGATAAGGATTGACTATCGTAATCTATCTATCGGTCGTTATCGAGAAGTACTCACTGTACATCGTCCCTGTTTTAGTCCCGCATCGTATCATTTCCCAATCTTTTTGGTTTGACCACGGAGTTTTAGAGTGTGTATAGGACGTCAACTAAGACGGATATCAAGACCCCCTTTGCTATGTTCCGTTTCCGTCTCTGTGTCTTTTGCAGCAGTGGCAGGATAGCTCTGCGAATAACACTGCCGCTTTGACAGCGAAGTAGCTCGACAAGGTTTAGGACGTTACCCTTTAGTGATAAATGGTTAAATCGTAAGTTTTTAAAAAGAAAGGTATTGCAAATACTGTATTGATACAAAGGGTAGAAGTTTGAGTATGATGTGAACTAGTTTAGTTTTCGAATCTTCTTAGGAGCTGTCGACAAGTGTTTTTCAGATGCTCACAAGCCCGTTAAAGAACTGAATGCTCGACAAATTAAAGTTGCCTTcgagaaaaaaagacatTGGTTGCGCGTTGCATCAAATATCGAAGTCACGTGCTCTTGTTGACCTTATCTCTGCAGGATGACTCTTCACTAAAAAACGGGCTTcatgaatttgaaatcaatatatatatatagtatATGTAAGTATGATTCTGGTCAGATTAAAACCCCAAATGAGAACAATTGGGCTTGTAGTGAAGCGTAAACAGTATACGGAGCATCTTCGCCAAATCAAATTTattcattgaaatgaaCACAGTTCCTTTCGGACATGAGTTCAAAGCAAAATATTTCACTTACCTGGATTCAGAAGTGACTCTACTCAACCATGGTTCATTTGGTACTACACCTACGATGGTATTAGATGCAGCCAAGAAGAGTCTCGAAGAACATGAGAAGTACCCTTGCAGAGATTACTTCTTGACTTTTATCGAAGAATATAAGCGTCAATTGCAATTAGTCGCGAAGTACCTTGATTTGGAATATAAAAACTGTGCCTTTGTGACCAACGCCACTACAGGTGTTAACACTGTATTGAGGTCAATTCCATTCAATTTCAGCAAAGATAAAATTTTGTTCCATTCCACCACCTATGGGGCTTGTGCCAACACTGTGAAATTTTTGCACGATTACTTCGGATTACAGTACGATGTTATCGATATCAACTACCCATGCGGCAATGATGTGATTGTGCAAGATTTCGAAAAACGTTTGCAAACTAAAGAATATAAGGTGTGCCTCTTTGATATGATTACTTCTCAACCTGGCGCGACATTACCTTATAAAGAACTAATCCAATTGTGTCGTAAATATGGGACTTGGTCTCTGGTCGATGGTGCACATGCTGCAGGTCAAGTTGATTTTGCATTTgttaatgaattgaaaccgGACTTTCTCACGACTAACCTACACAAATGGCTTTCTTGCCCTAAATCTGTCGCGTTGTTATATGTTGATCCAAAACATCATGTTATGATTCAGACCATCCCCATATCTCATAACTATACAGCTCCTGCATGCCAATATGTTGAGGGTGACGATGGACATAATTCTAACATCCTTGTTAACAAATTTGCCTTTATCGGCACCGTTTCGTACTCGTCCTATTTTGCTGTGGAGGAAGCATTGAAATTCCGTAAGGACATATGCGGCggtgaagaaaagattcGAGAATATCAATGGGATTTGCAAGAAGCTGCtattccaaagattttgGAGGTTTTTGGCCAAGGATCTGTTCTACTTGAAAACTCGACTAATTCTTTACGTTCACCCGGATTATTCTGTATAGAATTACCGATTAAATCGGAATGTCAACATCTCATTGAAAAGATGAGTACTGATAGAATTTATTTCCTAAACTTTAAGAGTAAATGTGATAAGATCATGCTCGCAGAGTATAAATGTTATGCGCCATTCCAAATTAACAACAGTCACTTGTTTATTAGATTTTCTGTTCAGGTTTTCAACGAACCTAGTGACTATGAAAAAGGTGCTACCATTATCAAAGACATCATTTACGGAGTTTTGGAGGAAGAGGCAAATAATACCAAACGCGATGAAGTGAACAGTCGCTTAGATTCGTTGTTAATTTGAGATTGCTTTTATGTAAAATTTGACTAACATTGATAATTTATGCATCTTCTATGTCATCGCTTTCCTTCATAGATTTTATATTTTAAATTGACATTGGATTTTATAATCTTGATTTGACAAcaatgaaaaggaaaaaagtaaattcaatatcatctCAATTTATAGACATGATAGATAATCTCAATACTACCAATATCGATTGTCATTCCAAACACTTTATTGCATTAAAGAGATCTTCATTACAGTATCTTTATGCCATATTCTTGTTCACTTCTGatttttgaagagtttTAAACACAATTGCTAGGAAAAGATAAACCCTTTTATTGAAAGCTTGCAAAAGACCTCAAGAATCCCTTCTCCCACCACAACCAAGCATAACACTCGAATAGTATGACATCAACAGCTCGACTCTCTAAAGACGTCCTTATACGAAAGCTGCAACATGGCATGTCCGATTTCACCAATTTCGAAGAGACAATAGGAGTGCTTCAACTCTTCGAGGTTGATCCTCTCATACTCGAGAAGGCTTTGCCTTCATTAATTAATGAATTGCTTTCGACATATTTTACTACCAACACTGATAATCGGCTCAAGATTGCACGGCTCTTTTACGAGTATTCaaagatattcaaaaacaaaaggATACGGGTACAGATTCCCATCAAGATTTATGATCTGTCGAAAGTTTTAGCGCTATTGAAGTCTTCTCAAGATTGGCATTCTCAGTATTTACTAATTACATGGCTCGCTATGCTCGTAATCTCtcctttcaaatttgataatgatacTGAAATCCTTTTGATTGTATCGAAGTTCAATCATATGGCTCTTATGAGACCCTTAATTTCTAACATTAAGGCTGAGCTTTGGTCAAAAAACTACGCATTGATTGAACTACCTGAAAAAATTTCACAAGTAGACCCCATAGATCTCAGCTACATGTTAAAAACTTTGAAGCACAAAACAACATATCCCTTCagcattgaacaattgatAGAGTTTACGCAATATATCACATCTCTCACTTcatttgataaagaaattgatgctCTGTATACGTTGCAATTACTTCCGCATTTTGTTACTGTTCTAGCAAACAGAGATGAGACCTACTCTTGTATTTATGATATTTTGTTCTGGATGACCTCCACAatcaatctttctttcactgACCTACGATTCAAATTGGCTAAATCTGTTTCGAAAATAGTCCTCTTTGTCTCtaatattgatgaagaaagcaGTGAAATGATAATAACTGACTGTGTTAATGATACTGAAGCATTGTTAaaaacaaattcaaacGAATCGATGGACTCAGACAGACTTCATACATTTTTACTGATTCAAGCAGAATTTTGCAGGAGCCGACTTTTAACGATATCTCATATCAGAAAATTCACGCAGAGTATACTTCCAGTAATTAGCAAATTTCAacagaagagaatgatGAGCACGCAAGGACATCAAATAAGAGATGCAGctaattttttttgctgGAGTGCATTCAGAAGTTATACGAATATTGAGCTTCAGTCTCTCAAAAATATGTTCCTCAACCTATTATTTACAGCAAACTTTGACCATTCACCATTGATAAGAAAATCTGCTATGGCAGCTCTTCAAGAATGTCTAGGAAGGCAAGGAAACGTCCTACTAGATAATGTGACGGTTCTTCGACTTGCAGAGATGCACTTTGGTCAGCTGTCGAATGCACTAACTCTTTTTGAGTTGTTCAATGGAAGATATGAAAGTtatattgatgaaatggTACAGTGGCTAGTTCTTTATAGCGTTGGACAGAACTACGATTATCAATTCGTTGAAAAGGCCACTTCCCTACTTTCAGAGATGACATCccaaatcaatgaaaaatccCTTTCTAATATGGTTTCAAAgtatatcaatgaaatatctgTGAAGGGATTGAAATATCAGGACCCTGACATATGTGCAAGAAGTGTTTATCTACAATGCAAAATTGACACTGAAAGTCTCCTGAAAAGTTCAGACGTTCTTGCAATTTTGCACCAACAGAAAATCCCCAAAGTTTGGAATGACCAGATTTCCTTTCAGGCATTAGCTGAGTTGGGAGGTATTTGTTCATTAGTTTTGGATGGTTCTTTACTCTCAAAACAGCAGGTAGAACGGATTTTTCTAATTGCAAGACATGCTCAGAtgaatcattcaaattatgACGATATTTCGAAACTATTGAATCAACTAGTATCTTTTATTTCCGCAGATAGCGAACCTTTTGATGATTCATCCACAGAATGCTCATTTTGGGCTATATTCTATCAGTTATTCAGACTTCAACAACCTCTCATCTGCTGCGCTGCACCGTTTTTGTCACAGAACCAATTTATTTCCTTGTTTTATGATTCGGTTTCCAAAATGTCTTGTGAGTATAAGGGAAAAATGATTGATTCTCTTTCTCAGGCTATCTCTAGATATTCTCCTGATGAACATCTTCAGATATTCCTTCAAGATGTTGTATTATTCTTGGACGACTATACCACTACAGACAAAGGAGATGTTGGCCGCTTGACTAGGCTTTCCACAGTGAACTTGATTCTAAAACATAGCATGTTATTTAGAAAGTTGACTTGTCTCCCATTCATTGAAAACTCATTATTAAGATTAACGGGAGAGCCCTCTACGGAAATCAGACTAAAATGCTTCGAAGCGTTATGTACTCTTCGACATGTTTCCCTTGAGAACCCTCCTTGCAATTTTAATGCAATCCGACTTTATAATCTACACTATAGGGGGAACAACGAATTCTGGAAAGGGTACTTTTTTTCGGCTGGGGCAATTCATTCGACCGATAGACTAATCTCTTCCGCAATCGACGATCTTCTTACTTATTACCAAGGCCTTGAATTGGCTGACCGATTATTGCAATTGAATGAGTTTGCTCGGATTGTTCCATCCGCCAAAGAATTCGAGGAGCTGAAAGCATCCAAAATGCGTAACAATATACTGGGAACCATACCGAGAGAGATCATAAAGTCAACTATCACATTTCTTAACTGCTGGTGTCGGATGCTAGAATCTGGAATAACTCTCGAAGAAGATTTTAACTATAGCGGTTTTTTTGCCCGTGTGTACAATCTTCAACTTGCTGCAAGGTCAGTATCTGTCACCAGTTATGCTTTCAGGCTATTAACCCTTCTTGTCTGCCATCAGATACTTAATGTCAGGAAAAACTCAGCACAATTTGCGAATACCTTCATCAAAATACTATTAAAACAATTAGCCGCAGCCAAACAAAGAACCGAATTTTCCAGTATTCAAAACGTTGCTTTGGAATCTCTAACTCATATCTACATATGTGCTGACAGgaataaaaaaattgaacttATACAAGAAAACTCCACAACTCCGCAGCAGTTCTCTGCTCTAAAAAACACTGATCTTTTAATCTAGAAGATTACTTCCGGACAGGTGCAGCATTATTGGAATCTGTACACGTTTCTTCGATAATACGAAGAAGATTCTCTAAACGAACTCTATCATTTTTATCCTGTCTGATATTATAGACGTTTCTGGCAGAAGACCCGTTCTTGGCCAGGTACCTCATTTCAAGTTCCTCAATACGCTCAACAGAGCATTCAGGGACAAAATTTTCTACCATCGCTGTTCGCATAACTTCATGAGAAAGTTCAGCATTAAGCCCATTTTCCTCAAAGAATTTTATAAGCGTAGACTGAATATTAATAACGGAATGCCCTAATTTATCTGCAGCAGTAGATAAAAACATGCTAATGTTTGTCGGAAAACAAAATTCGTAAGTGGAACCATCACTTTTAAGAAAACTTTTACAATGCTGCTTCAAAAAATGGTAGTAATAGTAGTAAAATTCTTCGTGTGTATGACCTTTAAGggaattgttcaaaagcACAGAGTAGTCGAATGGCATTAATTCCACAGAATCGGCAATCTTTTTCTgtaagaagttgaagagCAATAAACTGGCAGTTTTATGCGTCGGTTTATTGCTCGACATTGCAGGAAA
Proteins encoded in this window:
- the CIN1 gene encoding Cin1p (weakly similar to uniprot|P40987 Saccharomyces cerevisiae YOR349W CIN1 Tubulin folding factor D involved in beta-tubulin (Tub2p) folding isolated as mutant with increased chromosome loss and sensitivity to benomyl), encoding MTSTARLSKDVLIRKLQHGMSDFTNFEETIGVLQLFEVDPLILEKALPSLINELLSTYFTTNTDNRLKIARLFYEYSKIFKNKRIRVQIPIKIYDLSKVLALLKSSQDWHSQYLLITWLAMLVISPFKFDNDTEILLIVSKFNHMALMRPLISNIKAELWSKNYALIELPEKISQVDPIDLSYMLKTLKHKTTYPFSIEQLIEFTQYITSLTSFDKEIDALYTLQLLPHFVTVLANRDETYSCIYDILFWMTSTINLSFTDLRFKLAKSVSKIVLFVSNIDEESSEMIITDCVNDTEALLKTNSNESMDSDRLHTFLLIQAEFCRSRLLTISHIRKFTQSILPVISKFQQKRMMSTQGHQIRDAANFFCWSAFRSYTNIELQSLKNMFLNLLFTANFDHSPLIRKSAMAALQECLGRQGNVLLDNVTVLRLAEMHFGQLSNALTLFELFNGRYESYIDEMVQWLVLYSVGQNYDYQFVEKATSLLSEMTSQINEKSLSNMVSKYINEISVKGLKYQDPDICARSVYLQCKIDTESLLKSSDVLAILHQQKIPKVWNDQISFQALAELGGICSLVLDGSLLSKQQVERIFLIARHAQMNHSNYDDISKLLNQLVSFISADSEPFDDSSTECSFWAIFYQLFRLQQPLICCAAPFLSQNQFISLFYDSVSKMSCEYKGKMIDSLSQAISRYSPDEHLQIFLQDVVLFLDDYTTTDKGDVGRLTRLSTVNLILKHSMLFRKLTCLPFIENSLLRLTGEPSTEIRLKCFEALCTLRHVSLENPPCNFNAIRLYNLHYRGNNEFWKGYFFSAGAIHSTDRLISSAIDDLLTYYQGLELADRLLQLNEFARIVPSAKEFEELKASKMRNNILGTIPREIIKSTITFLNCWCRMLESGITLEEDFNYSGFFARVYNLQLAARSVSVTSYAFRLLTLLVCHQILNVRKNSAQFANTFIKILLKQLAAAKQRTEFSSIQNVALESLTHIYICADRNKKIELIQENSTTPQQFSALKNTDLLI
- a CDS encoding uncharacterized protein (conserved hypothetical protein), with the protein product MNTVPFGHEFKAKYFTYLDSEVTLLNHGSFGTTPTMVLDAAKKSLEEHEKYPCRDYFLTFIEEYKRQLQLVAKYLDLEYKNCAFVTNATTGVNTVLRSIPFNFSKDKILFHSTTYGACANTVKFLHDYFGLQYDVIDINYPCGNDVIVQDFEKRLQTKEYKVCLFDMITSQPGATLPYKELIQLCRKYGTWSLVDGAHAAGQVDFAFVNELKPDFLTTNLHKWLSCPKSVALLYVDPKHHVMIQTIPISHNYTAPACQYVEGDDGHNSNILVNKFAFIGTVSYSSYFAVEEALKFRKDICGGEEKIREYQWDLQEAAIPKILEVFGQGSVLLENSTNSLRSPGLFCIELPIKSECQHLIEKMSTDRIYFLNFKSKCDKIMLAEYKCYAPFQINNSHLFIRFSVQVFNEPSDYEKGATIIKDIIYGVLEEEANNTKRDEVNSRLDSLLI